One region of Ailuropoda melanoleuca isolate Jingjing chromosome 19, ASM200744v2, whole genome shotgun sequence genomic DNA includes:
- the TREM1 gene encoding triggering receptor expressed on myeloid cells 1 isoform X7 — MRNARLRGLLWMLFISELQAATKPHEEKYVLAAGETLNVQCPFTIWKYANSRKAWQKLMDRGEPLTLAFTQGVSGNPSQVQMGRYFLEDIPTEAILNVQMTNLQVEDSGLYQCVIYHPPKDPVILSPLVRLVVIKGPLGSTVSDKNPTQNLAQISTLPPTTTKAQSTVLNSPRTVTQLLPKSTADISSPGFGVNITNETDFTSYGFRIPSSR, encoded by the exons ATGAGGAATGCCAGGCTTCGGGGGCTGCTCTGGATGCTCTTTATCTCAG AACTCCAAGCTGCAACTAAACCACATGAAGAAAAGTATGTTTTAGCAGCGGGGGAGACCCTGAATGTACAATGTCCCTTCACCATCTGGAAGTACGCCAATAGCCGGAAAGCTTGGCAGAAGCTGATGGATAGAGGGGAGCCCCTGACACTTGCTTTCACACAGGGTGTTTCAGGGAATCCCAGTCAAGTCCAGATGGGCAGGTACTTCCTAGAAGACATCCCCACTGAGGCCATACTGAACGTCCAAATGACCAACCTTCAAGTGGAGGATTCAGGACTGTATCAGTGTGTGATCTATCACCCTCCCAAGGACCCTGTCATCCTGTCCCCCCTTGTCCGCCTGGTGGTGATTAAGG GTCCTTTAGGCAGCACAGTCTCAGACAAGAATCCTACCCAGAACTTGGCTCAGATTtccacccttcctcccaccaccaccaaggcCCAGAGTACAGTCCTCAACAGCCCCAGGACTGTGACCCAACTCCTACCCAAATCAACTGCTGACATCTCCTCTCCTGGCTTTGGAGTCAACATCACAAATGAGACGGATTTCACCAgctatggtttcag
- the TREM1 gene encoding triggering receptor expressed on myeloid cells 1 isoform X3 codes for MRNARLRGLLWMLFISELQAATKPHEEKYVLAAGETLNVQCPFTIWKYANSRKAWQKLMDRGEPLTLAFTQGVSGNPSQVQMGRYFLEDIPTEAILNVQMTNLQVEDSGLYQCVIYHPPKDPVILSPLVRLVVIKGPLGSTVSDKNPTQNLAQISTLPPTTTKAQSTVLNSPRTVTQLLPKSTADISSPGFGVNITNETDFTSYGFRVSVGYIVILVLCGLLSKSLVFTVLLAITQRSFGP; via the exons ATGAGGAATGCCAGGCTTCGGGGGCTGCTCTGGATGCTCTTTATCTCAG AACTCCAAGCTGCAACTAAACCACATGAAGAAAAGTATGTTTTAGCAGCGGGGGAGACCCTGAATGTACAATGTCCCTTCACCATCTGGAAGTACGCCAATAGCCGGAAAGCTTGGCAGAAGCTGATGGATAGAGGGGAGCCCCTGACACTTGCTTTCACACAGGGTGTTTCAGGGAATCCCAGTCAAGTCCAGATGGGCAGGTACTTCCTAGAAGACATCCCCACTGAGGCCATACTGAACGTCCAAATGACCAACCTTCAAGTGGAGGATTCAGGACTGTATCAGTGTGTGATCTATCACCCTCCCAAGGACCCTGTCATCCTGTCCCCCCTTGTCCGCCTGGTGGTGATTAAGG GTCCTTTAGGCAGCACAGTCTCAGACAAGAATCCTACCCAGAACTTGGCTCAGATTtccacccttcctcccaccaccaccaaggcCCAGAGTACAGTCCTCAACAGCCCCAGGACTGTGACCCAACTCCTACCCAAATCAACTGCTGACATCTCCTCTCCTGGCTTTGGAGTCAACATCACAAATGAGACGGATTTCACCAgctatggtttcag GGTTTCCGTGGGGTACATCGTCATTCTTGTGCTGTGTGGACTCCTGAGCAAGAGCCTGGTCTTCACTGTCCTGCTTGCCATCACGCAGAGGTCATTTGGACCCTAG
- the TREM1 gene encoding triggering receptor expressed on myeloid cells 1 isoform X6 gives MRNARLRGLLWMLFISELQAATKPHEEKYVLAAGETLNVQCPFTIWKYANSRKAWQKLMDRGEPLTLAFTQGVSGNPSQVQMGRYFLEDIPTEAILNVQMTNLQVEDSGLYQCVIYHPPKDPVILSPLVRLVVIKGPLGSTVSDKNPTQNLAQISTLPPTTTKAQSTVLNSPRTVTQLLPKSTADISSPGFGVNITNETDFTSYGFRELFAQVMEEVSFQSGHG, from the exons ATGAGGAATGCCAGGCTTCGGGGGCTGCTCTGGATGCTCTTTATCTCAG AACTCCAAGCTGCAACTAAACCACATGAAGAAAAGTATGTTTTAGCAGCGGGGGAGACCCTGAATGTACAATGTCCCTTCACCATCTGGAAGTACGCCAATAGCCGGAAAGCTTGGCAGAAGCTGATGGATAGAGGGGAGCCCCTGACACTTGCTTTCACACAGGGTGTTTCAGGGAATCCCAGTCAAGTCCAGATGGGCAGGTACTTCCTAGAAGACATCCCCACTGAGGCCATACTGAACGTCCAAATGACCAACCTTCAAGTGGAGGATTCAGGACTGTATCAGTGTGTGATCTATCACCCTCCCAAGGACCCTGTCATCCTGTCCCCCCTTGTCCGCCTGGTGGTGATTAAGG GTCCTTTAGGCAGCACAGTCTCAGACAAGAATCCTACCCAGAACTTGGCTCAGATTtccacccttcctcccaccaccaccaaggcCCAGAGTACAGTCCTCAACAGCCCCAGGACTGTGACCCAACTCCTACCCAAATCAACTGCTGACATCTCCTCTCCTGGCTTTGGAGTCAACATCACAAATGAGACGGATTTCACCAgctatggtttcag GGAGCTATTTGCCCAGGTCATGGAAGAAGTGAGCTTCCAATCTGGGCATGGATGA
- the TREM1 gene encoding triggering receptor expressed on myeloid cells 1 isoform X4: MPGFGGCSGCSLSQGVSGNPSQVQMGRYFLEDIPTEAILNVQMTNLQVEDSGLYQCVIYHPPKDPVILSPLVRLVVIKGPLGSTVSDKNPTQNLAQISTLPPTTTKAQSTVLNSPRTVTQLLPKSTADISSPGFGVNITNETDFTSYGFRIQPGKQKPVSCLKKKCFVQGAICPGHGRSELPIWAWMRLGAPQRKPSSPCLQGFRGVHRHSCAVWTPEQEPGLHCPACHHAEVIWTLGQ; encoded by the exons ATGCCAGGCTTCGGGGGCTGCTCTGGATGCTCTTTATCTCAG GGTGTTTCAGGGAATCCCAGTCAAGTCCAGATGGGCAGGTACTTCCTAGAAGACATCCCCACTGAGGCCATACTGAACGTCCAAATGACCAACCTTCAAGTGGAGGATTCAGGACTGTATCAGTGTGTGATCTATCACCCTCCCAAGGACCCTGTCATCCTGTCCCCCCTTGTCCGCCTGGTGGTGATTAAGG GTCCTTTAGGCAGCACAGTCTCAGACAAGAATCCTACCCAGAACTTGGCTCAGATTtccacccttcctcccaccaccaccaaggcCCAGAGTACAGTCCTCAACAGCCCCAGGACTGTGACCCAACTCCTACCCAAATCAACTGCTGACATCTCCTCTCCTGGCTTTGGAGTCAACATCACAAATGAGACGGATTTCACCAgctatggtttcag AATCCAGCCAGGGAAGCAGAAACCAGTGAgctgtttgaaaaagaaatgttttgtacAGGGAGCTATTTGCCCAGGTCATGGAAGAAGTGAGCTTCCAATCTGGGCATGGATGAGGCTGGGGGCACCTCAGAGGAAGCCATCATCTCCTTGTCTTCAG GGTTTCCGTGGGGTACATCGTCATTCTTGTGCTGTGTGGACTCCTGAGCAAGAGCCTGGTCTTCACTGTCCTGCTTGCCATCACGCAGAGGTCATTTGGACCCTAGGGCAGTGA
- the TREM1 gene encoding triggering receptor expressed on myeloid cells 1 isoform X1 translates to MRNARLRGLLWMLFISELQAATKPHEEKYVLAAGETLNVQCPFTIWKYANSRKAWQKLMDRGEPLTLAFTQGVSGNPSQVQMGRYFLEDIPTEAILNVQMTNLQVEDSGLYQCVIYHPPKDPVILSPLVRLVVIKGPLGSTVSDKNPTQNLAQISTLPPTTTKAQSTVLNSPRTVTQLLPKSTADISSPGFGVNITNETDFTSYGFRIQPGKQKPVSCLKKKCFVQGAICPGHGRSELPIWAWMRLGAPQRKPSSPCLQGFRGVHRHSCAVWTPEQEPGLHCPACHHAEVIWTLGQ, encoded by the exons ATGAGGAATGCCAGGCTTCGGGGGCTGCTCTGGATGCTCTTTATCTCAG AACTCCAAGCTGCAACTAAACCACATGAAGAAAAGTATGTTTTAGCAGCGGGGGAGACCCTGAATGTACAATGTCCCTTCACCATCTGGAAGTACGCCAATAGCCGGAAAGCTTGGCAGAAGCTGATGGATAGAGGGGAGCCCCTGACACTTGCTTTCACACAGGGTGTTTCAGGGAATCCCAGTCAAGTCCAGATGGGCAGGTACTTCCTAGAAGACATCCCCACTGAGGCCATACTGAACGTCCAAATGACCAACCTTCAAGTGGAGGATTCAGGACTGTATCAGTGTGTGATCTATCACCCTCCCAAGGACCCTGTCATCCTGTCCCCCCTTGTCCGCCTGGTGGTGATTAAGG GTCCTTTAGGCAGCACAGTCTCAGACAAGAATCCTACCCAGAACTTGGCTCAGATTtccacccttcctcccaccaccaccaaggcCCAGAGTACAGTCCTCAACAGCCCCAGGACTGTGACCCAACTCCTACCCAAATCAACTGCTGACATCTCCTCTCCTGGCTTTGGAGTCAACATCACAAATGAGACGGATTTCACCAgctatggtttcag AATCCAGCCAGGGAAGCAGAAACCAGTGAgctgtttgaaaaagaaatgttttgtacAGGGAGCTATTTGCCCAGGTCATGGAAGAAGTGAGCTTCCAATCTGGGCATGGATGAGGCTGGGGGCACCTCAGAGGAAGCCATCATCTCCTTGTCTTCAG GGTTTCCGTGGGGTACATCGTCATTCTTGTGCTGTGTGGACTCCTGAGCAAGAGCCTGGTCTTCACTGTCCTGCTTGCCATCACGCAGAGGTCATTTGGACCCTAGGGCAGTGA
- the TREM1 gene encoding triggering receptor expressed on myeloid cells 1 isoform X5: MRNARLRGLLWMLFISELQAATKPHEEKYVLAAGETLNVQCPFTIWKYANSRKAWQKLMDRGEPLTLAFTQGVSGNPSQVQMGRYFLEDIPTEAILNVQMTNLQVEDSGLYQCVIYHPPKDPVILSPLVRLVVIKGPLGSTVSDKNPTQNLAQISTLPPTTTKAQSTVLNSPRTVTQLLPKSTADISSPGFGVNITNETDFTSYGFSQNPAREAETSELFEKEMFCTGSYLPRSWKK, encoded by the exons ATGAGGAATGCCAGGCTTCGGGGGCTGCTCTGGATGCTCTTTATCTCAG AACTCCAAGCTGCAACTAAACCACATGAAGAAAAGTATGTTTTAGCAGCGGGGGAGACCCTGAATGTACAATGTCCCTTCACCATCTGGAAGTACGCCAATAGCCGGAAAGCTTGGCAGAAGCTGATGGATAGAGGGGAGCCCCTGACACTTGCTTTCACACAGGGTGTTTCAGGGAATCCCAGTCAAGTCCAGATGGGCAGGTACTTCCTAGAAGACATCCCCACTGAGGCCATACTGAACGTCCAAATGACCAACCTTCAAGTGGAGGATTCAGGACTGTATCAGTGTGTGATCTATCACCCTCCCAAGGACCCTGTCATCCTGTCCCCCCTTGTCCGCCTGGTGGTGATTAAGG GTCCTTTAGGCAGCACAGTCTCAGACAAGAATCCTACCCAGAACTTGGCTCAGATTtccacccttcctcccaccaccaccaaggcCCAGAGTACAGTCCTCAACAGCCCCAGGACTGTGACCCAACTCCTACCCAAATCAACTGCTGACATCTCCTCTCCTGGCTTTGGAGTCAACATCACAAATGAGACGGATTTCACCAgctatggtttcag TCAGAATCCAGCCAGGGAAGCAGAAACCAGTGAgctgtttgaaaaagaaatgttttgtacAGGGAGCTATTTGCCCAGGTCATGGAAGAAGTGA